One window of Hypanus sabinus isolate sHypSab1 chromosome 10, sHypSab1.hap1, whole genome shotgun sequence genomic DNA carries:
- the LOC132401147 gene encoding gastrula zinc finger protein xLCGF3.1-like translates to MPFTCSDCGKGFPQSCQLKLHQRDHTSKKQFTCSDCGKGFNSSSHLQRHRLVHTGEKPFTCLDCGKGFTRSSDLLKHQPFHTGKWLFTCSNCGKGFSRLSELKIHQRIHTGERPFTCSDCGKRFTGSSPLYRHQ, encoded by the coding sequence atgCCGTTTActtgctcagactgcgggaagggatttcCACAGTCATGTCAACTGAAGCTACATCAACGAGATCACACTAGTAAGAAacagttcacctgctcagactgtgggaagggatttaattCATCATCTCATCTGCAGAGACATcggttagttcacactggggagaaaccattcacctgcttagactgtggaaaaggattcactcggtcatctgaccttcTCAAACACCAGCCATTTCACACTGGGAAGTGGTTGTTCACCTGCTCAaattgtgggaaaggattcagtcggTTATCTGAACTGAAaatacatcagcgaattcacactggggaaaggccattcacctgctcagactgtgggaagcgattcactggGTCATCTCCCCTGTACAGACACCAGTGA